A genome region from Cucumis sativus cultivar 9930 chromosome 4, Cucumber_9930_V3, whole genome shotgun sequence includes the following:
- the LOC101212017 gene encoding 40S ribosomal protein S2-4, producing MAERGGDRGGFGRGFGGRGRGGDRGRGRRRAGRREEEEKWVPVTKLGRLVKEGKIQSLEQIYLHSLPIKEHQIVDTLIGPSLKDEVMKIMPVQKQTRAGQRTRFKAFVVVGDGNGHVGLGVKCSKEVATAIRGSIILAKLSVIPVRRGYWGNKIGKPHTVPCKVTGKCGSVTVRMVPAPRGAGIVAARVPKKVLQFAGIEDVFTSSRGSTKTLGNFVKATFDCLLKTYGFLTPEFWRETRFTKSPFQEHTDLLAKPTVKALLLEDAERGAA from the exons ATGGCTGAACGAGGAGGAGACCGCGGCGGCTTTGGCAGAGGCTTCGGTGGTAGAGGCCGTGGTGGCGACCGTGGCCGTGGACGCCGTCGTGCTGGCCGCCGTGAAGAAGAGGAGAAGTGGGTTCCAGTCACCAAGCTTGGCCGTCTTGTTAAGGAAGGTAAGATTCAATCACTGGAGCAGATTTACCTCCACTCTCTCCCAATCAAGGAGCATCAGATCGTTGATACTCTCATTGGCCCTAGCCTCAAGGATGAGGTCATGAAGATCATGCCTGTGCAGAAACAGACCCGGGCTGGTCAAAGAACTAGGTTTAAGGCCTTCGTTGTCGTTGGCGACGGTAATGGCCATGTTGGATTGGGAGTTAAGTGCAGCAAAGAGGTGGCGACTGCTATTCGTGGCTCGATTATTTTGGCTAAGTTGTCGGTGATCCCTGTTAGGAGGGGTTATTGGGGTAACAAGATTGGTAAACCCCATACTGTTCCTTGCAAGGTCACCGGAAAGTGTGGCTCTGTCACCGTCCGTATGGTTCCTGCTCCTCGTGGTGCTGGTATTGTTGCTGCTAGGGTTCCCAAGAAGGTGCTTCAATTCGCTGGTATTGAGGATGTTTTCACTTCCTCAAGGGGATCCACTAAGACACTTGGAAACTTTGTGAAG GCTACCTTTGATTGTCTATTGAAAACCTATGGTTTCCTGACGCCCGAGTTCTGGAGGGAGACTCGCTTCACCAAATCTCCATTCCAAGAGCACACCGATCTGTTGGCTAAACCCACCGTAAAGGCATTGTTGTTGGAGGATGCCGAGAGGGGTGCTGCTTAG
- the LOC101211779 gene encoding cellulose synthase A catalytic subunit 3 [UDP-forming], translating into MEVDTNPGKPSKQIGGGQVCQICSDSVGTTADGEPFVACDVCAFPVCRPCYEYERKDGNQSCPQCKTKYKWHKGSPPVTGEAVEDGDGNGVGGAQERHHKMPERTLSWDTNYDKEGSFNHIPLLTTGRSVSGELSAASPERLSMASPESGSRANYRIMDQSRDSGSARFGNVAWKERIDSWKVKQDKSVPPMSVSHAPSEGRGGADFDASTDVVIDDSLLNDEARQPLSRKVSIPSSRINPYRMVIVLRLIILCIFLHYRITNPVPNAFALWLISVICEIWFAISWILDQFPKWLPVNRETYLDRLALRYDREGEPSQLAAVDIFVSTVDPLKEPPLVTANTVLSILSVDYPVDKVSCYVSDDGAAMLTFEALSETSEFARKWVPFCKKYSIEPRAPEWYFAQKIDYLKDKVQPSFVKERRAMKREYEEFKIRVNGLVAKAQKIPDEGWVMQDGTPWPGNNTRDHPGMIQVFLGHSGGLDTDGNELPRLVYVSREKRPGFQHHKKAGAMNALVRVSAVLTNGPFLLNLDCDHYINNSKALREAMCFMMDPNLGKSVCYVQFPQRFDGIDRNDRYANRNTVFFDINLRGLDGIQGPVYVGTGCVFNRTALYGYEPPLKPKHKKAGVFSSCFGKSKKKSSKSKRKDSDKKQSSKNVDPTVPIFNLEDIEEGVEGAGFDDEKSLLMSQMSLEKRFGQSAVFVASTLMENGGVPQSATPESLLKEAIHVISCGYEDKTDWGSEIGWIYGSVTEDILTGFKMHARGWRSIYCIPDRPAFKGSAPINLSDRLNQVLRWALGSVEILFSRHCPVWYGYGGRLKWLERFAYVNTTIYPITSIPLLAYCTLPAICLLTGKFIIPQISNLASIWFISLFLSIFATGILEMRWSGVGIDEWWRNEQFWVIGGVSAHLFAVFQGLLKVLAGIDTNFTVTSKASDEDGDFAELYMFKWTTLLIPPTTLLIINIVGVVAGISYAINSGYQSWGPLFGKLFFAFWVIIHLYPFLKGLMGRQNRTPTIVVVWSILLASIFSLLWVRIDPFTTRVTGPDVEQCGINC; encoded by the exons ATGGAGGTCGATACTAATCCTGGG aaACCGTCGAAACAGATTGGGGGCGGCCAGGTTTGTCAGATCTGCAGTGATTCCGTTGGCACGACGGCCGACGGCGAGCCGTTTGTTGCGTGTGATGTTTGTGCATTTCCGGTCTGCCGTCCATGTTATGAGTACGAGAGGAAAGATGGGAATCAGTCTTGCCCTCAATGCAAGACTAAATACAAGTGGCATAAAG gAAGTCCTCCTGTTACTGGTGAGGCAGTAGAAGATGGTGATGGCAATGGAGTGGGAGGGGCACAAGAAAGGCATCATAAGATGCCAGAGCGCACCCTTAGCTGGGATACTAATTATGATAAAGAGGGATCTTTTAATCACATTCCTTTGCTCACCACTGGACGATCT GTTTCTGGAGAACTGTCAGCTGCATCTCCTGAGCGGCTGTCCATGGCCTCTCCTGAAAGCGGGAGCCGGG CTAACTATAGAATTATGGATCAATCAAGAGACTCGGGATCGGCTAGGTTTGGCAATGTGGCCTGGAAGGAGAGAATAGATAGTTGGAAGGTGAAGCAAGACAAGAGTGTGCCGCCAATGAGTGTCAGTCATGCACCTTCTGAAGGGAGGGGTGGTGCCGATTTTGATGCCAGCACTGATGTCGTGATCGATGATTCTTTACT AAATGACGAAGCTCGCCAGCCTCTATCGAGGAAGGTTTCTATTCCATCCTCTAGGATTAATCCTTATAGGATGGTCATCGTTCTCCGGCTTATTATTCTTTGCATCTTCTTGCACTATCGGATTACAAATCCAGTTCCAAATGCCTTTGCTCTGTGGTTAATATCAGTGATTTGTGAGATTTGGTTTGCTATATCTTGGATTTTGGATCAGTTCCCCAAATGGCTCCCGGTTAATCGTGAGACATATCTTGATAGGCTTGCTCTGAG ATATGATCGTGAAGGAGAGCCATCTCAGTTGGCTGCTGTTGACATATTTGTCAGTACTGTCGACCCTCTGAAAGAACCTCCCCTTGTCACTGCCAATACAGTCCTATCAATTCTCTCTGTGGACTATCCAGTTGATAAAGTTTCTTGCTACGTATCTGATGATGGAGCTGCTATGTTAACATTTGAAGCTTTGTCCGAAACCTCAGAGTTTGCTAGAAAATGGGTTCCTTTCTGCAAGAAGTACAGCATTGAGCCACGAGCACCAGAGTGGTATTTTGCTCAGAAGATTGATTACTTAAAGGACAAGGTTCAACCATCATTTGTGAAGGAGCGGAGAGCAATGAAG AGAGAATACGAGGAGTTTAAAATTCGTGTCAATGGACTTGTTGCTAAGGCACAGAAAATTCCTGATGAAGGGTGGGTCATGCAAGATGGCACCCCATGGCCTGGAAATAACACGAGAGATCATCCGGGAATGATACAG GTTTTCTTAGGGCACAGTGGAGGACTTGATACTGATGGTAATGAGCTTCCACGTTTAGTTTATGTTTCTCGTGAGAAGCGTCCTGGTTTCCAACATCACAAAAAGGCTGGTGCTATGAATGCTCTT GTTCGCGTATCTGCTGTTCTTACCAACGGACCCTTCTTGTTAAATCTTGATTGTGATCACTACATAAACAACAGTAAGGCGTTGCGGGAAGCTATGTGTTTTATGATGGATCCTAATCTTGGTAAATCAGTTTGCTATGTTCAGTTTCCTCAGAGGTTTGATGGAATTGATAGAAACGATCGATATGCCAACCGAAACACTGTTTTCTTTGAT ATCAATCTTCGAGGCTTGGATGGTATCCAAGGTCCAGTTTATGTGGGAACGGGATGTGTTTTCAATCGAACTGCGCTGTACGGCTATGAGCCCCCACTCAAGCCCAAGCATAAAAAGGCAGGGGTATTCTCCAGTTGCTTTGGGAAatcgaaaaagaaaagttctaAGTCAAAAAGAAAGGATTCTGACAAGAAGCAATCTAGTAAAAATGTTGATCCCACGGTGCCAATATTCAACCTCGAAGATATTGAGGAAGGAGTTGAAG GTGCTGGGTTTGATGACGAGAAATCACTACTAATGTCGCAAATGAGCCTGGAGAAGAGGTTTGGTCAATCAGCTGTATTTGTTGCTTCCACACTAATGGAAAATGGTGGTGTGCCGCAATCTGCCACTCCAGAATCTCTCCTTAAAGAAGCAATTCATGTCATCAGTTGTGGATACGAGGATAAAACAGACTGGGGAAGTGAA ATTGGATGGATCTATGGTTCCGTCACAGAAGATATTTTGACAGGGTTCAAGATGCATGCCCGTGGCTGGAGATCAATCTACTGCATCCCAGACCGTCCTGCATTTAAAGGATCTGCTCCCATTAATCTTTCTGATCGTCTTAACCAAGTGCTTCGGTGGGCGTTAGGTTCGGTTGAAATTCTTTTCAGTCGGCATTGTCCTGTATGGTACGGTTATGGTGGACGGTTGAAATGGCTTGAGAGATTTGCTTATGTTAACACCACCATTTATCCAATAACATCCATTCCTCTTCTTGCCTATTGTACCTTACCTGCCATATGTTTACTCACGGGAAAGTTTATCATTCCTCAG ATCAGCAATCTTGCTAGCATCTGGttcatctctctctttctttccatctttGCTACCGGTATTCTGGAAATGAGATGGAGTGGTGTTGGAATCGATGAATGGTGGAGAAACGAACAATTCTGGGTTATTGGAGGTGTGTCGGCCCATCTTTTCGCTGTCTTCCAAGGTCTTCTTAAAGTTCTTGCTGGAATCGATACAAACTTCACGGTTACTTCGAAAGCGTCCGACGAAGATGGAGATTTTGCTGAGCTCTACATGTTCAAGTGGACCACTCTTCTGATTCCCCCAACTACTCTCCTAATTATCAACATAGTTGGAGTTGTTGCTGGAATTTCTTATGCGATCAACAGTGGTTATCAATCTTGGGGACCCCTTTTCGGGAAACTGTTCTTCGCTTTCTGGGTGATTATTCATCTGTATCCCTTCCTTAAGGGTCTGATGGGTCGCCAGAACCGAACACCCACAATCGTGGTTGTATGGTCTATCCTCCTTGCCTCAATCTTCTCCCTTTTATGGGTTCGGATCGATCCCTTCACAACTCGGGTAACTGGTCCTGATGTCGAACAGTGTGGAATCAACTGTTAA